tttcttcttcattttcttcttccatgTATCCACTTCCACCAAAGTATAATCGCACTCAGAAGCGTTTGCAGATAGTTTTTCGAGCTATATACTTTGCAGTTTCCTTGTCTAAGAAAGCAGTTAATACCAATGCCTTGCTGTTTCCTTCAGTTTTGCATCACAATCCCTCCTACGTTGCCATTGATGTACAACCCTCCAAAAATGATCGCCTCGAAAGATCTTTTATGGAAATTGATAGGAAGGCACTTGCTGACTTGGTAAGAGAAAAAAATAGCGATAGGCTGCACACTTATGGAGGTGCAAAAGAATTAGCAGCCATTCTTCAAACAGATCCAGAAGCTGGTATCAGCAGTGCAGAGGGTAGCATAAAGCAAAGAATCGATGCATTTGGATCCAACACATACAGAAAGCCCCCTGCTAAAAGTTTACTGAGGTTTCTTCTCGAAGCATCCAAAGATTCCATGATCATCATTCTTCTGGTTTGTGCGGTTTTGTCACTCTGTTTTGGAATCAAACAGAATGGCCTGAAGGAAGGATGGTATGATGGAGCAAGCATAATTGTGGCTGTAATACTAGTTCTTGGAGTCTCTGCCATCAGCAACTTCAAACAAAGTAAGCAATTTGAGAAGCTTTCCAATGAGAGCAATAATATAAGAATTGTCGTAGTCAGAGATGGGCGGAGACAGCAAATGTCCATATTCAAAATCGTTGTAGGCGATATTGTATGTCTAAAAATCGGCGATCAAATTCCAGCAGATGGGTTATTCCTGGATGGTTACTCTTTAAAGGTAGATGAGTCTAGCATGACAGGTGAAAGTGACCATGTTGAAATCCATGAGGCAGGCAATCCATTCCTGCTATCGGGTACAAAGGTCACAGATGGCTATGGTCGCATGCTCGTTACATCTGTAGGAATGAACACAACATGGGGTCAGATGATGAGTTTAATAACTCATGACACAAATGAACAGACACCATTACAAAGGCGGCTTAACAAGCTGACCTCCGGTATTGGGAAGGTCGGTTTGTTGGTCGCTTTCCTTGTTTTAGTCGTGTTGTTGATACGTTACTTCACCGGACAAACCAAAGATGAAAGAGGGCAAAGGGAGTTCAAAGCCAGACAGACGAGTACTGGCGATATCATGAATTCCATCATCCGGATCATTGCTGCAGCAGTTACTATCCTTGTAGTGGCTATTCCAGAGGGTTTGCCTTTGGCTGTAACACTAACCCTGGCATACTCAATGAAACAAATGGTGATGGACCATGCCATGGTGAGAAAATTATCAGCCTGTGAGACTATGGGATCGGCTACTACCATCTGCACTGATAAAACCGGCACCCTGACTTTAAATCAGATGCAAGTCACTGAATTTTGGTTAGGCAATGAGCCGATGAAGGGAAAGACACCAACAGACATAGCACCTGATGTTGGTCAACTGCTGCAAGAAAGTATTGGCTTAAACAGTACTGGTGAGATTtatacttcaccttcttcaccaAATCCAGAGATTACTGGTAACCCAACAGAGTCAGCCATCCTTAATTGGGCTGTATTTGATATGAAAATGGATATCAACACAACAAAGCAAGAGTATGAAAAGCTCCATGTTGAAGTTTTCAATTCAGAGAAGAAAAGAAGTGGGGTTTTAGTGAGGAAAAATCATTCGGAGACAGTTCGTGTGCATTGGAAAGGAGCAGCTGAAATGATTCTGGCCAGGTGTTCAAACTACTACATGGAAAATGGTACAGTTAAGGCCATAGATGATGAAGAGAGAAAACAGCTTGAAATAATAATTGAAAAGATGGCAGGTAAGAGTCTTCGCTGCATTGCTTTTGCTTTCAAAAGCATTGCAGGACATGGTGTCATTTGCGAGAATCTTCCAGACACTCAATTAACATTACTGGGGTTGGTGGGTTTAAAGGATCCATGCAGGCCAGAGGTTAAAGCAGCAGTAAAATCGTGCAGAAAAGCTGGAGTGAACATAAAAGTAATCACTGGAGACAACATGTTTACAGCAAAATCAATAGCCATAGAGTGCGGAATTTTAAATGGTAATGAGGACTTGGAAGATACAGCTGTTGAAGGAATAACTTTCAGAAATTATTCACCTGAAGAAAGAATGGCAAAAATTGATCGGATCCTTCTTATGGCAAGATCATCTCCTTTTGACAAGCTATTGATGGTACAGAGTTTAAAGCAGAAAGGTCATGTGGTAGCAGTAACTGGTGATGGCACAAATGATGCACCTGCTTTGAAAGAAGCAGATGTTGGCCTTTCAATGGGCATCCAGGGGACAGAAGTTGCCAAGGAAAGCTCAGACGTTGTCATCCTGGATGACAATTTCAATACCGTTGTTATGGTATTAAGGTGGGGCAGATGCGTATACAGAAATATTCAAAAGTTCATCCAGTTTCAACTCACAGTCAATATCACAGCCCTATGCATCAATTTTATTGCTGCAGTATCTGCCGGCGAAGTTCCTCTCACGGCAGTCCAGCTTCTTTGGGTGAACCTGATCATGGATACATTGGGTGCCTTGGCCTTGGCAACTGAACAGCCAAACAATGATCTAATGGAATGCAGACCTGTTGGTCGCAGAGAACCTCTTATAACCAAAATCATGTGGCGAAATCTCATTGCTCAGGCTTTATATCAGGTAACTATCATACTGATCCTTGAATTCAAAGGAAGCTCTATCTTCCATGTGAACGAAAAGGTTGAGCACACCATTATTTTCAATAGTTTTGTCCTCTGTCAAGTTTTTAATGAGTTCAACGCAAGAGAGCTTGAGAAGAAAAATGTATTCAGGGGAGTACTAAAGAACAAACTGTTTCTAAGCATCATAGGGATGACAGTAGCTCTTCAAGTGGTTATGGTAGAGTTCTTGAAGAGATTTGCCACTACAGAAAGGCTGAACTGGGTACAATGGGTTTCATGCATTGGAATTGCTGCACTGTCATGGCCAATTGGTTGGTTTGTCAAATGCATCCCTTCTGAACGGCTCCCTTCTCTTCCATTTAGAACTACATTTTAAGAAGTGGAATCTTAGATCAACTGGGTGGAGGGAGGTCAATCTTTATACGTACATGTCATGCCAGAGACCACAAgcatcaagaaagttaaaaCAGAAATTATTAATCAAATGAGGCCCTGAAGTATTAAGTTTCAAATGTCAGCCTTTCAGAAAGCATGAAATAGGTCTACAAGTATGCAATTAAAAGTTATCAATGTACTTCAGTTTTTACAGataattttattttccttttcgcTCCTCTTTGTTATCATTAAAAGATGTGTTTTTGCAAGTTTCACCAAAATACACATCaagtattttattttgcatgcttTCAGATTTGACATGACTTTCTGGTTTCTTGGTTCACTTACACATATATCCACAAATTTTAAAGCACCACTTGATGATTTTCATAACTTCTCATCCTCTGTCCACCAATGACTAGCTACTCGAAGGAATTTCATTAAGAATGTATGAGGACCAAACCATCCTAATCAAGATTGACAATTATTTCAAGTAGGAAATGTAGTGGCATCAGACCAGCCTAGTTGAGCATTCTAAGTTACTTCAGATGAGGATTAAGAAGCTACAGGTTTTATTCTTCACCACTTTTTGATTTAGATCACTGAGCTCCCATCCTTCAAAATCACCATTAACTTCACCTAGTAAAAACATGTCTTGATATGATGCATTCTAGTTTTTGCATTCTAGTATTTCCATTACTTTGACCATAATGGTATTGCTCTAAGCCATAATGATAAAATGATTCCTCTGTTGTCCATCATTAAAAGAAAATGTGTGAATTGAACTCCCTTCCCCAATAAAGTGCCTAATAGCAGCTAAAGTGTCAGATAGCTACCTCTTTTGCTGAAAATTATGCAAACACACCAGGCTTTCTACATGTCAAATCCCTTCCAATTTCACGAACTGTGAATGGTTTGTACTCGAAATGAAAATCTGTATGCTAGCCAGCATGCAGAGAATCCATCCCCCTTCCTTTGACCTGTCTACCCCGATTGTCTTGGCCAACAGAATTCAAAGCCATCAAAATTGTAAGCCATGTAAAGATTTACAtactcttaaaaaaaaagacattcATCTAATGGAAGCATAGCAAATTTTGGAAGCTAATACCACTCCAAATTATACCTAAACCTCTAATTCAGATTTGTATGttccttaattttttaaaaaaaaaacagagagagagagagaagtagCAAGTGCAGCAGTCCTTGTGCCATTTCTGCTTCCCACACTCAAGCACGGCAAGAAACATTCTAATTAAATCCTCTATGTTTAATCTCTTTCTGTATGCACTTGAAAGCTAGACATCAGAAAACTGAAGAAACTACATATATCATTAAAACAAAAGCACTACTGACATAGGGGACCAAAACAAGCTAGTTTGACCACCTCTAAGAAGCTTGATCCTCTACAAATATCCCTTAAGCAAACATTTCCAATTTAGTAAGCCTTCTCTCAAATCCCTAAATCAACATTCTAGATGCTAATTTTGCATGCAAGGAAGAACTAAAATTCTCCAAACAAAACAAtccagaaatttcatattttattttcccaaACCCGTGCCCTTAAAacaataaatttgtttttaaCACTCAAAGGGGTTATTTTAAGATCCCTTCAAGCTGAATCTTTCAATACACATacatacaaaaagaaaatccaTGACCATAATGTAAGTTCCCAACTCAATCTCCACAATCGCTTTCAAAAGTCATAGACTTGGAAATAATCACTCAAATATCAGCAAATTTTACTCCTAAAAATCAttataaacacataaaaaatattttactgtTTAGTGAATTCTCCAGTCATCTTCATGGCATACTTTTGCGGCTAACTTTCCAATTTGTTTAATTGCATTGGAAAACCAGATTGTTTTGCTTAaaggaaaagaacaagaacccCGTATCAAACAATTATAACAGAACAAATAAATGAAGAGATAACAACAAAAACTGAACAGAGATAACTGATAACAAACATTGCCCGTATGAAGATAGATATAGTACATGAACATGAAATCAataaggaagaaaaggaaaaagggagaaaTTAGCGTGAGGCCTTACTTGGCTGCTGTTCAAAGAATGGAAACCAAATGTGATAACATCCCAAGGTTCCTTATTGCCTTCTTCGACGGAAGGGAGAACAAACATCTAGTTGAAATCCTTAGACTGAACAGTTTCGGCATTTGGTATTAACCACCCCTTAGTTCTAAGACTTTTCTTCACTTTGCCCCCTTGAAAGTTTCGCTATCAATTTTGCTCCACGCTCTATTCTAGTTTTTTTCCAATTAGGTACAGTCAATGAAGCCCGAATTTTATTTAGATTGTCATGTAAGATGCACGAATGGCTGTCAAAAGATTGAATTGtctccaaaaataaaattgatattCGCACTCCTTATTTAACATCTTGCACTAACCTTTGAGGAGTGTTAGAAGCTAATTGAGAGGTGTAAATATCATTTCCCTCCAAAAAAAAGGGTCAACTTAAACGCAATCCCAAAATATCCttgaacaaaaaaagaaaaaaaaaccaataacCTTCTACTTATAGAAAAATTCCTAATATTTTTACATGGTTTTgaacattttaaaaaattagggGTTCTGAAAAAAATTGGAGATTCTACCTATAAGTGAAGAGATTAAAGAATCATTTTTTAgctttttttatatattgttTGTTATACATAGAGCACATGAATGTAGATGCATTTGTTAGAATTAGGggtattttaataataaaatcaagtttgacttaGTCTCCTATAATATAAGGATTGTTTAGATTgagtattatttggaataattactatagcattttttgtaatgtgacgtatgtaagataaaagagatagttgagaaaataaaaatattattaaaaatatatttgtgatGCAAATACAaatattatttcaaaaaattacagATCTAAACACTCCAATAGTTTTTTGAAGAGTAGCATATGTACCCCAAAAGGATAACTTTTTATTTCAAGGAATTTGACTTATTGTATAGATTGTCCT
This portion of the Coffea arabica cultivar ET-39 chromosome 2e, Coffea Arabica ET-39 HiFi, whole genome shotgun sequence genome encodes:
- the LOC113729284 gene encoding putative calcium-transporting ATPase 13, plasma membrane-type; translated protein: MLSSSTTPPKKGNRNLNKKNLKHSLRFVFFLSVFAAVSYRISSTVTVSSFSSSFSSSMYPLPPKYNRTQKRLQIVFRAIYFAVSLSKKAVNTNALLFPSVLHHNPSYVAIDVQPSKNDRLERSFMEIDRKALADLVREKNSDRLHTYGGAKELAAILQTDPEAGISSAEGSIKQRIDAFGSNTYRKPPAKSLLRFLLEASKDSMIIILLVCAVLSLCFGIKQNGLKEGWYDGASIIVAVILVLGVSAISNFKQSKQFEKLSNESNNIRIVVVRDGRRQQMSIFKIVVGDIVCLKIGDQIPADGLFLDGYSLKVDESSMTGESDHVEIHEAGNPFLLSGTKVTDGYGRMLVTSVGMNTTWGQMMSLITHDTNEQTPLQRRLNKLTSGIGKVGLLVAFLVLVVLLIRYFTGQTKDERGQREFKARQTSTGDIMNSIIRIIAAAVTILVVAIPEGLPLAVTLTLAYSMKQMVMDHAMVRKLSACETMGSATTICTDKTGTLTLNQMQVTEFWLGNEPMKGKTPTDIAPDVGQLLQESIGLNSTGEIYTSPSSPNPEITGNPTESAILNWAVFDMKMDINTTKQEYEKLHVEVFNSEKKRSGVLVRKNHSETVRVHWKGAAEMILARCSNYYMENGTVKAIDDEERKQLEIIIEKMAGKSLRCIAFAFKSIAGHGVICENLPDTQLTLLGLVGLKDPCRPEVKAAVKSCRKAGVNIKVITGDNMFTAKSIAIECGILNGNEDLEDTAVEGITFRNYSPEERMAKIDRILLMARSSPFDKLLMVQSLKQKGHVVAVTGDGTNDAPALKEADVGLSMGIQGTEVAKESSDVVILDDNFNTVVMVLRWGRCVYRNIQKFIQFQLTVNITALCINFIAAVSAGEVPLTAVQLLWVNLIMDTLGALALATEQPNNDLMECRPVGRREPLITKIMWRNLIAQALYQVTIILILEFKGSSIFHVNEKVEHTIIFNSFVLCQVFNEFNARELEKKNVFRGVLKNKLFLSIIGMTVALQVVMVEFLKRFATTERLNWVQWVSCIGIAALSWPIGWFVKCIPSERLPSLPFRTTF